The following is a genomic window from Quadrisphaera sp. RL12-1S.
CCCAGCGCCAGCTCGTCGTTGGCGGCGAAGACCGCGTCGACGTCGGGCCGGGCCTCGAGCAGCGCGTGGGCGGCCTCCCGGCCGTCCTCGCGCGACCAGTCCCGGCAGTGCGGCACCAGGGCCGGGTCCACCGGCAGCCCGGCGTCCTCCAGCGCCGCCCGGTACCCGGTGATGCGCTGGCGGGCGCTGTTGTGCACCGGGGCCTTGTCGCCCAGGAACGCCACCCGGGTCCGCCCGCTCGAGACCAGGTGCTCCACGGCGAGGCGGGCCACCCCGGCGCTGTCGATGCCCACCCGGTCCACCGGGAGGTCGGAGCCGCCGTGCTCGCCGATGAGCACGATCGGGGTGTCGGGGTGGGGCGCCGCGAGCTCCTCGTCGGGCATCTCCAGCGCGGACAGCAGCAGGCCGTCGGCGAAGCGCACCGGCTGGCCGTCGGCCACCTCGCGCTCCCGCTCCAGCTGGCCCTCGGTCTGCTCCACGGCCAGGACGAGGCCGCGCTCGCGGGCCTGAGCGGCCACGTGGCGGGCGAGGTCGGCGAAGTAGGGCGCGGAGATGGTGGGCACCGCCAGAGCGATCATGCCGGTGCGACCGCTGCGCAGCTGGCGGCCCACCGCGGAGGGGCGGTAGCCCAGCGCGTCGATGACGTCCTGGACGCGGCGCCGGGTGTCGGGGTGCACGTGCACGTACTCGTTGACGACGTTGGAGACGGTCTTGGGTGACACCCCGGCGGCTGCGGCGACCTCGCGGATGGTCACCGGTCTGCGCGTCGGGGCGGAGCTCACCGCCGCAGTGTGACGCCGCGAGGGCCTCCGAGTCGATCTGCTGGCGCGCACCCGTCGTGGGCCGCGCCGTGCCGGTGATCGCGGGGGTTGACACGCCAGGGCGCCGGACGAGAGTCTTTACGACGTTGTAAAACCGCAGTGGAACGGTGTGCCGACCTCACCGAGGAGCGTCCCCGCCGCCGCCCCGCCGACGCCCGCCTGGAAGGACGCCCCGTGCCTCGCGCCCGCATCTCCCTCGACGCCTCGTACACGACGGCCCCCGTGCCCCACCGCCTGTTCGGCTCCTTCGTCGAGCACATGGGCCGCTGCGTCTACACCGGCATCTTCGAGCCCGACCACCCGAGCGCCGACGCCGACGGGCTCCGCTCGGACGTGCTCGAGCTGGTCCGCGAGATCGGCCCCACCGTGGTCCGCTACCCGGGCGGCAACTTCGTCTCCGGGTACGACTGGGAGGACGGCGTCGGCCCCGTCGAGCAGCGTCCGCGGCGCATCGACAGGGCCTGGCGCACGGTGGAGACCAACGCCTTCGGCCTGGACGAGTTCGCCCGGTGGGCCGACAAGGCGCAGACCGAGGTCATGTACGCCGTCAACCTCGGCACCCGCGGCCTGCAGGAGGCCTGCGACGTCCTCGAGTACGCCAACCACCCGTCCGGGACCAAGTTCTCCGACCTGCGGCGCTCCCACGGCCGGACCGACCCCTACGGCATCACGCTGTGGTGCCTGGGCAACGA
Proteins encoded in this region:
- a CDS encoding LacI family DNA-binding transcriptional regulator; protein product: MSSAPTRRPVTIREVAAAAGVSPKTVSNVVNEYVHVHPDTRRRVQDVIDALGYRPSAVGRQLRSGRTGMIALAVPTISAPYFADLARHVAAQARERGLVLAVEQTEGQLEREREVADGQPVRFADGLLLSALEMPDEELAAPHPDTPIVLIGEHGGSDLPVDRVGIDSAGVARLAVEHLVSSGRTRVAFLGDKAPVHNSARQRITGYRAALEDAGLPVDPALVPHCRDWSREDGREAAHALLEARPDVDAVFAANDELALGALAALREAGRSVPGDVAVVGVDDVGEAEFSWPALTTVAIDRAFVAERAVELLTSRLADPGLPPRHLQTPYRLVVRDSSLRQRAVTSRS